DNA sequence from the Leptospiraceae bacterium genome:
TTGGCTGAAATGATGAATGGAGCCATAACGGTTCAGAGTGTTCCCGAAGAAGGAAGTACTTTTACTGTGATTTTAGGAAATGTTAAAGTATCGAGTGAAGACCAGGGTTCTGCTGAAAGAAAGGAAAAGGAAGAAGAAATGCTCTATCATATAGATGGAAAGAAAATTTTAATTGTAGACGATCTTGATTTTAACCGCGAACTTTTAAAACTTTATTTTAACGGAGAAAATGTAGTTATTGTTGAAGCCGCTGATGGTAGTGAAGCTATAGAAGTTGCCAAAAAAGAAAAACCGGATATTATCCTTACCGATCTGATTATGCCTAAGTTAGATGGATACCAGGCCACTCAGCTCATGAAGGATAGTGAGGATTTGAAACATATTCCGATTATTGCGGTAACTGCTTCAGTAATGAAAGAAACTGAGAAAAAAATTCGGAACCTATTCGATGGATTAATAATAAAGCCCATATCCAGAGAAAATTTGAATTCGGAACTTGCACATGCTTTAAATAAAAAAACTTCAATGGTAGGGTAGATCCTCATTTTTCGGCTTGCTGAGCGAGCCATCGGTGACTCGCATCAAAAAAAACTCCTCACTTTTAAAATGCTAGATTATTTATGACCTTCAAAGAAACCTGTAATTTTCCTTGTGAGTTCGCTGGGTAACATATTCAAAACAGTGGCCGTTGAACGGTTCATGAGACCCGGAATACAGAGAAATTCCTTTTTCTTCATTGCCTCCAGAGATTCTTTCACTACTTCTTCTGCATTCATAACAAAAAAATCAGGCATAGTAGATAAATCCATACCTGCTCTTTTCTGAAAATCTGTCTTCGTAGCTCCGGGACAAAGAAGCTGGATATAAAGACCGGTTTTATGCAACTCCTCAAATAACGCTTCTGTAAAACTTTTCACATAGGCTTTTGTAGCAGCATAAGTTGCCATTCCGGGAGCAGGCATATAGGCCATTACAGAAGACACATTGATGAGTTTTCCTGAAACTTTTCTTGCCAGAAAGTTATGGATGGCAGCATGACTGAGACGGGTAAGTGCACGCACGTTTAAGTCAATTTGTAAGGATTCATTTTCAATATCAGACAAAGCAAAAGGATTCATGCTTCCAAATCCCGCATTATTAATGAGGAGTCCCAAATTTTTTTCCTGTCTGATTTTTTCTTCAAGGTTAAAAAGAGCCTTGGGATCGGTTAAGTCCAGTCCTATGGTTTCAATAATTGTATCCGGATATTTTGTAACCAGCTCTTTTGCCAGAAGATTTAAGGCATCTTCCTGCCTGGAAATAATTACCAGATCATACTCGGGAGCCAGTTTACGGGTAAATTCAGCTCCTATGCCTTTCGATGCACCGGTGATGTAGGCTTTCTGTCTCTTTACTTCTTCCTTATTCATAATTATAGCCAATAGGATAAAGGCTTTAGAATCTCAATCGCTTTTTAGAAAAATCTTCAGAATAGGAGGGTTTTTTAGTCTTGACAAAAACCGGTAAAAATGCTCTTTGTACTTTAGTTACCAGTGGAGAAGTGTCCGAGTGGTTTAAGGAAGCGGTCTTGAAAACCGTCGTGGGTAACTCCCACCGTGGGTTCGAATCCTACCTTCTCCGCCAGAAACAAGAAAGGAGATGTGCCTGAGTGGCCGAAAGGAGCAGTTTGCTAAACTGTCGTATGGGCAACCGTACCCAGGGTTCGAATCCCTGCGTCTCCGCAAGTTCTTATCTATACTATGCCTCCTGAAGAAGAAATTAGTCCGATAGAGTATCTAAAACTGCAATATAGGCGTTTTGTAGAGCACTCCAATAGCGATAAAGATCCGGAAATATATGCAGCTCTGGCCTATATTCCGTTTATAGGCTGGTTTTTTACTTATTTTTTGCGACCCAAGCAGTCGCTCTGTGTATTCCATGCCTTTCAATCTTTAAAAATTACACTGGTTTCGGCTGTGGTTTTTACAGTTCTGTGGTTTATTACCCATTTCCCTCCCATTAGTTTTATTTTAAGAATTTTTTTTATACAACCTGTAGTAACTGATTTTCTTTTTTTCTTGTGCTGGGTTTTTATTTTGGGTTCCAGTATTTTTGGGGCCTTCAAGGCATACAAAGAAAAGGCAGAAATTTACCTTCCTTATTTTGATATTTTAGAGAAAAAATTGGAGGAGCTCGATGGAAAATCAGAAAAATCCTGAGCAGGCTTTCTGGAAAAATGAGAAAGTTTTAATTATTTTAGCTTTTTTACCGGTATTTTTTTTATGGCTTCCTATTTTTTCTTTAAACCGAAAGAATCCGAATATACAGCGAGCAAGTCTTCTTTCCTGTCTATCGACTCTCTACTTTTTTAGTTTTCTTTTTTTGGCTCTCCTATTTCAGATGCTTCCGTTTATCGGATCGTATATTTCCCCGATTTTGCATCTTTTTGGACTTTTAATTTATTTAGGATTAAATATATTTTTTATTTACTCAGAGCTTAGGTCTAAAAAAATAGCCATAGGAATTCTGGAACGGCAATATGCCTTTTTAGAATCACTGGTTCAATTGCGCCCATAGCTCAGCTGGATAGAGCGTTTGACTACGGATCAAAAGGTCGGAGGTTCGACTCCTTCTGGGCGTAATAAAACTACTTTAAGTTTTTTCATCCGGTATTCATAGAAATCCTTCTTATCTCCTTCATTCTACTATAAAACTTACTCCAAATTTTGTTTTCTAAACCTTAGATACTAAGTAGAAAAAATCACTTGCTTTTTATTTTTCTTTTCTTACTCTTCATTTCGAGGAATTTATGCATTCATCCCTACCTGAGACTATGAAAGTTTTTGAACTTACTTCCTATGATGCTCAAAAAGAGCATTTCCGCCTGAGAGAAAAACCACTTCCACGCTTAAAGGAAAAAGACGTTTTGATACGCATGAGCGCTTCTCCAATTAATCCTTCTGACTTAATGTATGTTCGAGGACTTTATGGAATTAAAAAAAAGCTTCCATCGGCACCGGGTTTCGAAGGTAGTGGCACAATAGTAAAATGTGGAGAAGGAGTCTCTCATTTAAAAGAAGGAATGCGAGTTTCCTGTGCCGCTCCTCACAGCGGAGATGGAACCTGGGCTGAATATATGGCTACAGGCGAAGAAAATTGTTTTCCTCTTATTGATTCTTTTTCTCTTGAAGAGGCTGCAACCCTATTTGTGAATCCTCTAACCGCTATGGCTATGGTAGATATGGCGATACAGGAGAATCGCGGAGGTATTGTCCAAACCGCAGCTGCCGGAGCTCTAGGAAAAATGATTATCAGGTTAGCCCATAAGAAAGGCTTACCCATAATCAATATTGTCCGAAAAGAAGAACAGAGAAAATCTCTTGAGGATATAGGAGCTGAATATATCTTGAATTCTTCTGAGCCAAATTTTAGAAGGGAACTTAAAAGACTTTCTAAAAAACTTAATGCAAATATGGCTTTTGATGCAGTAGCGGGGGATATGTGCGGAATCCTGATAGAAGATTTACCCTTTGCCAGTAAAATATTGATTTATGGTGCACTGTCCGAAGCTCTGGTTCCGCTTAACGCAGGGCTTATGATTTTTCAAAAGAAAACAATTCAGGGATTTTGGTTAAGCACCTGGATTTATGAAAAAGGAATTGAAGAAGTATTGCGCATTTCTAAAGAAGTGCAGGAAAATTTAGCAGACGAACTTAAAACAGATGTTCATAAAAAATTTAGTCTCGATGATGCTTATGAAGCTCTCGAATACTACAAACAAAATATGAGTAAGGGTAAAGTCCTAATTGTACCTTGAGATTCAGGAATAATAACCATGAAAACGCTTCCAAAAAATCTTCCCTTTTCTCTCTGTCCGATAAACCATAATCCGGATGGTCTGAAGTATCAGACTATTTTCTTAGGATACTGGGAAAAAAATATTTTACTCAGTACATCTGAAATTATTCCCGTTCAGAAAGATGATCCGGTTCGAGTTGAGTTATTTAACAAAAAGGATTCTTTTTCTTTCAAAACCAGCGTGATGGAAGTAAAAGATGATTACCAAATTATTCTTTCAAGGCCAGAAGAAATACAAAAAAATCGCCTGAGAGAAGGGAGGAGAGTGCAGCATTATTGTGATCTTATATACACGGTTTGGAAAGAAAACCCTCAATATAACGCAAGACTTATAGATATAAGCGAGACAGGAGTTCGTTTTCTCAGTAGAAGGCCGCATAAGCAGGGAGAAATTTTAAGTATTTCCCTTTATATAAGAGATGCAAAAGTTCGTATAATCGGTCAGGGTTTAGTTGCCTGGTGTAAACTATATGATGAAAGAGGTTATTTTGAAGTAGCTCTGCGTTATACGACGGTCTCTAACAGTATACGGGCAAGACTTTCATTATTTATAAATTCCCTACCGGATGGAAAAGATAGTATATAAAAGTAATTGAAGAAATATCCCTATTTGTTTTCATAGAAAAGGACTTTTATATTATGATCCGGGTTGAAAATCTAAGCAAATACTACAATACCTTTCCGGCTGTTAAAGACCTGAGCTTTGAAATTAAAGAAGGAGAAATTGTCGGTCTTCTGGGTTTAAATGGTTCCGGAAAAACCAGCAGCTTAAGAATTTTAAGTGGCTTCTTGTTACCTTCTTCCGGTAAAGTGTTAATCAATGGAATTGATAGTTTTAAAGAACCTTTACAAACCAAAAAACTCATTGGATATCTCCCGGAAACTCCCCCTCTCTACGAAGACCTTAGCCTGAAAGACTACCTTACTTTTGTTGCAAGGATAAAAGGAATTCCTGATAAACAAATCGATTCTGCTATTGATAAAGTCCTTATACAGACCGATACAAAGGATGTACAACATAAACGTCTTGCACATTTTTCTCTGGGCTATAAAAAAAGAGCAGGAATAGCCCAGGCACTCTTAGCTTCTCCGAGGGTCTTAATCTTGGACGAACCCATTTCGGGCCTTGACCCCGGACAAATCTTTGAAATGAGAAAGTTGATAAAAAGTTTTTCCGGGAAGCATACGGTTTTAATATCAAGCCATATTTTATCTGAACTTTATAAAACCTGTGACCGTTTTCTTTTTATTAAGGAGGGGTGCCTGGTTTATGATCTGGATCATGAGTCCTTAGATCTTGAATTAGAAAAGCTCTCCCGGCTTATCATTAGTCTTGGAAAGGGGGATAGAGAAATCTGTGAGTCTTTTCTAAAAGGTCTTGAAACGACTTTTACATTTGAATTTCTATCTGAAAGTTTCAGGGGATTTAATTTCTTAATTCAAGCGAAAGAAGAAGAAAATTTTAAATTTGAGTTAATTCATAAATTGTCTCAAAGCAACTTAAGCCTCGAAGCTTTATACAGGCAGGAGCTGAGCCTTGAAGATATTTTTAACAGGGTGCATTCATGAAAAATATAAAATGGATATATTATAAAGAATTAAAACTTTTCTTCGGAACTTATATGGCTCCTCTGGTGCTTGGCGGAACAGCTTTCTTAAATTCTCTTTTCATTATGGTTTTAAATTTTAATGAACGTTCCAACCATGAAGAAGCTACTATTTTTACATTCCTTGCCTTTATGCTAACGATTATTATTGCAATGTTAATCCTGTCTATGGGAAGTATTGTAGAAGAAAAAAGTAAAGGAACTCTTGAACTTTTATTTTCATCTCCCGTAAGTGATCTGGAAATTATTTCTGCTAAATTTTTATTCGGACTTAGCATTTGTTTTATCATTACAGTTTTTATTAATGCTTTGTTTCCTTTGTTTTTAATACATTTCTGGCAAGCACCTTTTTATATAATCATTTCAGGTTCGGTGGGAATTTTTCTTCTGGGTATTTTTACGTATTCAATTGGAATTTTTGGAAGTAGTATTGCTTCCAGGCAGGTAATTTCTTTATTAACTTCTATCTTGATTATTCTTTTTCTCTGGGTTTTAGGCTTTTTTTCTCATTTATTTTCAGAGACAACGAGAAAAGTATTATATCATTTCCATATTTTTTCTCACTTTATTGCTTTTGCAAGAGGAACCATTCCTTTTAGCGGTATTGTTTTCTTCTTATCCGGTAGTTTTTTCTTTAACTTCCTGGCTTTAAAATATCTCGAATCAAGGAGGTGGAGAGGATGAGATTTATATATCCATTTCTGCATTACCTGCCTTT
Encoded proteins:
- a CDS encoding zinc-binding dehydrogenase, with product MKVFELTSYDAQKEHFRLREKPLPRLKEKDVLIRMSASPINPSDLMYVRGLYGIKKKLPSAPGFEGSGTIVKCGEGVSHLKEGMRVSCAAPHSGDGTWAEYMATGEENCFPLIDSFSLEEAATLFVNPLTAMAMVDMAIQENRGGIVQTAAAGALGKMIIRLAHKKGLPIINIVRKEEQRKSLEDIGAEYILNSSEPNFRRELKRLSKKLNANMAFDAVAGDMCGILIEDLPFASKILIYGALSEALVPLNAGLMIFQKKTIQGFWLSTWIYEKGIEEVLRISKEVQENLADELKTDVHKKFSLDDAYEALEYYKQNMSKGKVLIVP
- a CDS encoding ABC transporter permease subunit gives rise to the protein MKNIKWIYYKELKLFFGTYMAPLVLGGTAFLNSLFIMVLNFNERSNHEEATIFTFLAFMLTIIIAMLILSMGSIVEEKSKGTLELLFSSPVSDLEIISAKFLFGLSICFIITVFINALFPLFLIHFWQAPFYIIISGSVGIFLLGIFTYSIGIFGSSIASRQVISLLTSILIILFLWVLGFFSHLFSETTRKVLYHFHIFSHFIAFARGTIPFSGIVFFLSGSFFFNFLALKYLESRRWRG
- a CDS encoding SDR family oxidoreductase, whose translation is MNKEEVKRQKAYITGASKGIGAEFTRKLAPEYDLVIISRQEDALNLLAKELVTKYPDTIIETIGLDLTDPKALFNLEEKIRQEKNLGLLINNAGFGSMNPFALSDIENESLQIDLNVRALTRLSHAAIHNFLARKVSGKLINVSSVMAYMPAPGMATYAATKAYVKSFTEALFEELHKTGLYIQLLCPGATKTDFQKRAGMDLSTMPDFFVMNAEEVVKESLEAMKKKEFLCIPGLMNRSTATVLNMLPSELTRKITGFFEGHK
- a CDS encoding ABC transporter ATP-binding protein, which produces MIRVENLSKYYNTFPAVKDLSFEIKEGEIVGLLGLNGSGKTSSLRILSGFLLPSSGKVLINGIDSFKEPLQTKKLIGYLPETPPLYEDLSLKDYLTFVARIKGIPDKQIDSAIDKVLIQTDTKDVQHKRLAHFSLGYKKRAGIAQALLASPRVLILDEPISGLDPGQIFEMRKLIKSFSGKHTVLISSHILSELYKTCDRFLFIKEGCLVYDLDHESLDLELEKLSRLIISLGKGDREICESFLKGLETTFTFEFLSESFRGFNFLIQAKEEENFKFELIHKLSQSNLSLEALYRQELSLEDIFNRVHS
- a CDS encoding PilZ domain-containing protein translates to MKTLPKNLPFSLCPINHNPDGLKYQTIFLGYWEKNILLSTSEIIPVQKDDPVRVELFNKKDSFSFKTSVMEVKDDYQIILSRPEEIQKNRLREGRRVQHYCDLIYTVWKENPQYNARLIDISETGVRFLSRRPHKQGEILSISLYIRDAKVRIIGQGLVAWCKLYDERGYFEVALRYTTVSNSIRARLSLFINSLPDGKDSI